The Thalassotalea nanhaiensis genome has a window encoding:
- a CDS encoding SDR family NAD(P)-dependent oxidoreductase, with protein sequence MLNKRFPEKRAFITGGASGLGLAYAKKLARNNWRVAIADINEQRLEEAKLELEALGATVITLVVDVTSKEQQQDAADQLEQVWGGVDLVFNNAGIGSCGKLNEHDDEEWHRVINIDLWSVIHGCRIFAPLLKRTGGGHIINTASSAGTLCLAEMAGYNVAKSGVVALSETLNVELSTDNIGVTVVCPTVLKTNIGESLKGETNFEKNIAQQINESKFTPEMVADKTFEGILKNKLYVMPQNDARWVWTIKRWMPEKFTKLMTYLYKNRKWIYSHLD encoded by the coding sequence ATGTTAAACAAACGTTTCCCCGAAAAGCGCGCATTTATCACCGGCGGCGCTAGTGGCCTGGGTTTAGCCTATGCTAAAAAATTAGCACGTAACAATTGGCGAGTAGCAATTGCTGATATTAATGAACAGCGTTTAGAAGAAGCTAAATTAGAACTTGAAGCTTTAGGCGCTACTGTTATCACTTTGGTGGTGGACGTAACAAGCAAAGAGCAGCAACAAGACGCTGCAGACCAACTTGAACAGGTTTGGGGAGGTGTTGATTTAGTGTTTAATAATGCAGGTATTGGCAGCTGCGGTAAACTAAATGAGCATGATGACGAAGAATGGCATCGAGTAATAAATATTGATTTGTGGAGTGTTATTCACGGCTGTCGTATTTTTGCGCCGTTACTAAAACGAACCGGTGGTGGCCACATTATCAATACGGCATCAAGTGCTGGCACGTTATGTTTAGCTGAAATGGCTGGCTATAATGTGGCTAAATCAGGCGTAGTAGCCTTGTCTGAAACGTTAAATGTGGAATTATCGACAGATAACATTGGTGTAACGGTTGTTTGCCCTACCGTGTTAAAAACCAATATTGGCGAGTCTTTAAAAGGTGAAACTAATTTTGAGAAAAACATTGCTCAACAAATTAATGAGTCAAAATTTACTCCCGAAATGGTCGCGGATAAAACCTTTGAAGGTATTTTAAAAAATAAATTGTATGTAATGCCACAAAATGATGCCCGTTGGGTATGGACGATTAAGCGTTGGATGCCTGAAAAGTTCACAAAGTTAATGACGTACTTATATAAAAATCGTAAATGGATCTATTCCCACCTAGATTAA
- a CDS encoding saccharopine dehydrogenase family protein, producing the protein MTNKSVVLYGASGYTGKLVAEFLREYGISFIAAGRDAEKIKAAMATVPGIETADYEVVQVEHTKKALTELFKGAKVICNTVGPFMYFGQPVVEAALEAGCHYLDTGGEMNFITKIQEELGPKFAEKNLVLAPGTSYMYTSLEIGAHMVLEQSQIDTLNCLTAPTLVPTVGSFQTIFAMFSIADQSFKLENNQRVNWPVAKGYEVNIPGRADNLLAHPWGGGMLPLYFEHDPRVRNVQQLTATQNRAMMEMVLDLQNTYETEIKHLPTEEKAAKLAEYGNSMQATMPPRENKLVHRCLDIVHGSGSFDSVTCEVRTSCGYITTGALQAATASLLIGGLQKTSGFSSACQAVGHNELANQLKSFGLVDYKMINS; encoded by the coding sequence ATGACAAATAAATCTGTAGTGCTATATGGGGCAAGTGGTTATACCGGTAAATTAGTTGCTGAATTTTTACGTGAATATGGTATTTCATTCATTGCAGCAGGTAGAGATGCGGAAAAAATTAAAGCTGCAATGGCAACGGTGCCGGGTATTGAAACCGCAGATTATGAGGTTGTTCAAGTAGAGCACACCAAAAAAGCATTAACCGAATTATTTAAAGGTGCAAAGGTTATTTGTAATACGGTTGGGCCATTTATGTATTTTGGACAGCCTGTTGTTGAAGCTGCATTAGAAGCTGGTTGTCATTATTTAGATACCGGTGGTGAAATGAATTTCATTACTAAGATCCAAGAAGAATTAGGGCCAAAATTCGCTGAAAAGAATTTGGTCCTGGCACCAGGCACATCGTACATGTATACCTCGTTAGAAATTGGTGCGCATATGGTGTTAGAACAAAGTCAAATTGATACTTTAAATTGTCTTACCGCTCCTACACTGGTTCCGACGGTTGGTTCATTCCAAACTATTTTTGCCATGTTTAGTATTGCCGATCAATCATTTAAATTAGAAAACAATCAACGTGTGAACTGGCCTGTAGCTAAAGGTTATGAAGTGAACATTCCTGGCCGTGCCGATAATTTGCTAGCACACCCTTGGGGCGGTGGTATGTTGCCACTTTATTTTGAACATGATCCTCGCGTGCGCAATGTACAACAACTAACTGCGACTCAAAACCGCGCGATGATGGAAATGGTGTTGGACTTACAAAATACCTATGAAACTGAGATCAAGCATTTGCCGACAGAAGAAAAAGCAGCGAAGTTAGCTGAGTACGGTAATAGCATGCAAGCTACTATGCCGCCACGTGAAAACAAACTCGTGCATCGCTGCCTTGATATTGTACATGGTAGCGGTTCGTTTGATTCAGTTACCTGTGAAGTACGAACCTCGTGCGGATATATAACTACCGGTGCTTTACAAGCAGCAACCGCTAGTTTGTTAATTGGTGGCTTACAAAAAACATCTGGTTTCTCATCAGCTTGTCAAGCGGTAGGGCATAACGAATTAGCCAATCAACTGAAAAGCTTTGGTTTGGTTGATTATAAGATGATTAATTCATAG